Proteins found in one Homalodisca vitripennis isolate AUS2020 chromosome 4, UT_GWSS_2.1, whole genome shotgun sequence genomic segment:
- the LOC124359936 gene encoding uncharacterized protein LOC124359936 isoform X3 has protein sequence MEPAGILSLPIEVVHHLSSFLSVEDVLSCSLACHYLRYALNDNTVWKRYLPEQDLTRLESLEQHVQPTLQLEQTLTPLCDNRIHFMRKTRLLNNWREGNFVGNDAKPSFNYYDGRHGALKGRGQLIYQDRYLFLGRFINDVHSEGIEIWDLDTIPVLHSVLLINDVDYDSFYVVGSYLVVIICFIVNVHSITIPEKEYPLSFSFSITEEDTTFNQQCQHFGGHDERCVGWKHWTVDQYLVSNKCGENVIHIWDITKTCKIGSFCSPFHGFSISVHLKTKEYLFLRQNTQFPNENYLLKFCIENRTFSEYSFKYGGYPQHIIIYGSHVILFKNADQYNSEGWYDTVCTVHDFNTSLELKKRRFNNANKNSLLQTTTVVNGKFIILCFDCFQIIDALSLETLDHFQCDFNVKYIVHHFNVSGSVFVVTSDTKYVLDMWDITKKRKVPLKLKAVFTDPLCSDNMLTKLTFLTYYKIQVYRFW, from the coding sequence ATGGAACCGGCAGGAATACTCTCTCTACCGATTGAAGTAGTTCACCACCTCAGCAGCTTCCTTTCAGTTGAGGATGTACTCTCCTGTTCTCTGGCATGTCATTACCTGAGATATGCTCTCAACGACAATACAGTGTGGAAGAGATATCTGCCAGAGCAGGACTTGACACGTCTGGAATCCCTGGAGCAACATGTACAGCCAACCCTCCAGCTGGAGCAGACACTTACACCTCTCTGTGACAACCGGATACACTTCATGAGGAAAACTCGACTCCTCAACAACTGGAGAGAGGGCAATTTTGTGGGTAATGATGCAAAGCcatcttttaattattatgatggTAGACACGGAGCTTTAAAGGGAAGAGGGCAGTTGATTTACCAGGACAGATATCTGTTTTTAGGACGTTTTATTAACGATGTTCATAGCGAAGGAATTGAGATTTGGGATTTAGATACAATTCCTGTTTTACATTCAGTACTTCTTATAAACGATGTTGACTATGATAGTTTTTATGTGGTAGGTTCTTATTtagttgttattatttgttttatagttaacGTTCATAGCATAACCATTCCAGAAAAAGAATATCCTTTGTCTTTTTCATTCTCAATTACTGAAGAAGACACTACGTTCAATCAGCAGTGTCAACACTTCGGCGGGCATGACGAAAGATGTGTTGGCTGGAAGCACTGGACCGTAGATCAATATTTGGTCTCCAACAAATGTGGAGAAAATGTTATTCATATTTGGGACATTACAAAGACTTGCAAAATCGGTTCGTTCTGTTCTCCATTTCATGGATTTTCCATTTCAGTGCATTTGAAAACAAAAGAGTACTTGTTCTTAAGACAAAACACGCAATTTCCCAATGAAAATTATTTGcttaaattttgcattgaaaacAGAACGTTTTCTGAATATAGCTTCAAATATGGTGGCTATCCACAACACATCATTATTTATGGTtcacatgttattttatttaaaaatgcgGATCAATATAACTCTGAAGGTTGGTATGACACAGTGTGTACAGTACACGACTTCAACACGTCTTTGGAACTCAAGAAAAGGCGTTTCAACAATGCCAACAAAAATAGTTTGTTGCAAACAACCACTGTGGTCAACgggaagtttattattttatgttttgattgcTTCCAAATCATTGATGCCCTGAGTTTGGAAACGTTGGATCATTTCCAGTGCGATTTTAACGTTAAATATATTGTTCATCATTTCAACGTGTCAGGATCAGTGTTTGTTGTAACTAGTGACACAAAGTACGTTTTGGACATGTGGGACATTACTAAGAAAAGGAAAGTGCCCCTAAAATTAAAAGCAGTCTTCACAGATCCACTATGTTCAGATAATATGCTTACTAAATTAACTTTTCTAACCTATTATAAAATACAGGTTTATCGATTTTggtag